A single genomic interval of Mycteria americana isolate JAX WOST 10 ecotype Jacksonville Zoo and Gardens chromosome 20, USCA_MyAme_1.0, whole genome shotgun sequence harbors:
- the CCND3 gene encoding G1/S-specific cyclin-D3 gives MELLCVEAVHCVPRAGRDPQLLGDRRVLQNLLSQEERYSPRVSYFHCVQREIKPYMRKMLAFWMLEVCEEQKCEEEVFPLAMNYVDRYLSSVPMRKNHLQLLGAVCMLLASKLRETMPLTVEKLCIYTDNSITPQELLDWEVLVLEQLKWDLVSVIANDFLAHILHHLPLPKDKMELVKKHAQTFIALCATDYTFALYPPSMIATGSIGAAIHGLTVSVNDFTGEAITELLASITGTEVDCLKACQEQIEAALAESLKQASQTQQEYSTAKTAAYTASQPTSTPTDVTDINL, from the exons ATGGAGCTGCTGTGCGTGGAAGCCGTCCACTGCGTGCCCCGCGCCGGGCGCGACCCGCAGCTCCTGGGGGACCGGCGGGTGCTGCAAAACCTGCTGAGCCAGGAGGAGCGGTACAGCCCCCGCGTCTCCTACTTCCACTGCGTGCAGCGGGAGATCAAGCCCTACATGCGGAAGATGCTGGCCTTCTGGATGCTGGAG GTGTGCGAGGAGCAGAAGTGTGAAGAAGAGGTCTTCCCCTTGGCCATGAATTACGTGGATCGCTACCTGTCGTCAGTCCCCATGCGAAAAAATCACTTGCAGCTTCTGGGAGCGGTCTGCATGCTCCTGGCTTCCAAGCTGCGAGAAACCATGCCCCTGACCGTGGAGAAACTCTGCATTTACACAGACAACTCCATCACGCCTCAGGAGCTCCTG GATTGGGAGGTTCTAGTCCTGGAGCAGCTAAAGTGGGACCTGGTCTCGGTGATAGCGAATGATTTCTTGGCTCACATCCTCCATCACCTCCCGCTGCCTAAGGACAAGATGGAGCTGGTGAAGAAACATGCACAGACCTTTATCGCCCTGTGTGCCACAG ACTACACTTTTGCCCTGTACCCCCCCTCCATGATTGCGACAGGCAGTATCGGAGCGGCGATCCACGGCCTGACGGTCTCTGTGAACGATTTCACCGGCGAGGCGATCACCGAGCTGCTGGCCAGCATCACTGGCACGGAGGTG GACTGCCTGAAAGCCTGTCAGGAGCAGATTGAGGCAGCCTTAGCCGAGAGCCTGAAACAGGCGTCCCAAACCCAACAGGAATACAGCACCGCCAAGACTGCTGCTTACACGGCCAGCCAGCCCACCAGCACGCCTACAGACGTCACGGACATCAACCTGTGA